GAAAGGACGGACCGGCGAACGTCGGCCAGAAGCCGATCAGCGCGGTCGTCACGAGGAGTGCGGTCGCTCCCAGATCGAGGATCCATCGGCGCACGGCGAGACCCCCGGGGCCGGCGGCGGGCACGGTCATGCGAGAACCTTCTGCAGAGCGAGCGGAATCTGTTCGAGCGCGCCGACGGTGACCACGTCCGCGTCACCGATCCGCCGAAGCGTCGGAGCGGACACGCTGGTGTCGGCGACGACGGCCAGCGCCTTCGCGCCGAAGGGCAGCCGCGAGCACGCGAGGCGCAGATCGTCGGAGCGCACCCGCGAGCCGCACACGAGCACCACCACACTGGCGAGAGGCATCGTGACCGACACGATCCCGGCGAGGTCGGCGATGCCGCCCTCGCGCGGCTTGCTGCCCTCGACGGCGGAGAGGGAGTCCAACAGCTGCTTTCCGGTGCCGGCCGGGAGCTCGCGCCCCTGCACGCGCACGTCGACGCGCTGCGAGTCGCGGAGCGCGCGGAGGCCGATCGAGCCCGCGGCCGAGATACCGAGCTCGAAGTCCTCGGCGGTCGCGTAGTCGGACAGCGAGCGCGACAGACCGATCACGAAGTGGGAACGCCGCGTCTCCTCGTACTGGCGGACCATCATCGTGCCGGTGCGGGCGGTCGAACGCCAGTGCACATGACGCAGGTCATCGCCCGGCTGATACTCCAGAAGCGCGTGGAAGGAGACGTCGTCGCGCGAGAGGTCCGTGGCCGGAAGCCCCTCCAGGTCGCGCAGGTAGCCGAGGGACTGTCCGTCGAACAGCACGGTGCGCGGATGCACGAACAGGTCCACCGGGTCGTCGCGGCGGTGCGCCCGTTCGAAGAGACCGAGCGGGTCTCCGCGCACGACACTCACGGGTCCGACCTTGACGACGCCGCGCTTCTGGGTCGGGATGGCGAAGAGCTCCTCCGCCTCCTCTCCGGGGGCCAGGCGCTGGATCCCGAACTCCCCACGACCGGCCCCCACCGGGAGCACCACGCGCGAGGGCAGGATCGCCCTGTTGCCACGGTTGGCGAGGGTGAGTGCGCCGACCGCGCGCTCGCCCACCACCACACGGGTGCGGGCGAGGTCGAGCGACACGTCGTAGGCGGTGCGGCCGATGAGGAACAGCGCGCACAGGGTGACGGCGATCGCGATCACAACGGCGGCGACCGTGAACTCCGCCCAGCCGGCGATCTGTCCGAGCACCCAGAACACGATGGCGAGGGACATCAGCACCCACGCGAGCGGACGGATCGCCGCGGTGATCTTCCGGAGGCGCGTCAGGGCACGGGCACCGAGGACGGCCGCGATGTCACGCCATCCGGCGTCGCGTTCCGTCGGCGGCGTCGACGCCTGAAGGGCCTCCGCGGTCATCAGGCCGCCGCTCGTGCCTGGGGAGCCGCGACACCGTCGAGCACGCGGGCGATCACGGTGTCACTGCTCGTGCCGGCGAACTCCGCCTCGGCGTCGAGCAGCAGACGGTGCTGCCACACGGGCCGCGCGAGCGCCTTGATGTCGTCGGGGAGCACGAAGTGACGACCCTGCGCGGCGGCCCACACCTTGGCGATGCGGACCATCGCGATCGCGCCGCGCACCGAGACGCCGAGCCGGATCGCGTCGTCCTCACGGGTCGCTTCGGCGAGCTCGGCCACGTAGCGGAGCACTGCGGGCTCCACATGCACGGTGGAGGCGAGGTCGGCCATGTCGGCGACCGCACTGGTCGTGATGATCGCGGAGAGTCCGGCGGAGGGGTTGCGGTCGGAGGCTCCGGCGAGGATGCTCTCGGTGACCGCGAGGTCGGGGTAGCCGATCGAGGTCTTGATCAGGAAGCGGTCCAGCTGCGCCTCGGGAAGCTTGTAGGTTCCCGCCTGCTCGATGGGGTTCTGCGTGGCGATCACGAGAAACGGGCGACCGGTCTCATGCGTGACGCCGTCGACCGTGACGCGGGACTCCTCCATGACCTCCAGGAGCGCCGACTGGGTCTTCGGCGAGGCGCGGTTGATCTCATCCGCCAGCACGATCGACGCGAAGATCGGTCCCTTGTGGAACTCGAACCGGTGGGACTGCTGGTCGTAGATGGTCACACCCGTGACGTCGGAGGGCAGCAGGTCCGGCGTGAACTGGATGCGCGCGCTGGTGCCCTGCACGGTGGCCGCGAGGGCCTTCGCGAGGCTCGTCTTGCCGGTGCCGGGCGCGTCCTCGAGGAGCACATGCCCCTCGGCGAGCATCGACGCCAGCACGAGGCCGACGATCTCCTGCTTGCCCTGCACCGCCTTGTCGATGTTCGCGACGAGACGCTGGAAGGTGCCCTGGAACCAGGCAGCCTGCTCAGGGGTCATTGTCATGGGAGTACTGCTTCCTCTCGGATGGAAGGGGCGCCGCTACCAGGCACGGCGTTCGTAGTCGGTGTTGCCGATCGTGACCCACACCTCGTAGCCACGGCCACCCGCGCCGTGGAAGCAGCCGATCTCGATGGAACCGTTGGCGGGGATGTTCCAACTCGAGCCGCCCGCGAACTTCGGTCCTGCGAGTGGCGCATTGCTGTTGCACCAGACCTGGTACCTCCCGGCAGGGAAGTTCGAGGTGTTGATGACGAACTTCGCGCAGGTGCCGTCGGTGCACTGCCCTGGCCAGTTCCCGGCCGTGCCTCTCGTCACCCAGGCACGGGGCTGCGGCGGGGGCGAAGAGGTCGCGGATGCGGTCCCACTGGGATCGGACCAGGCGCCCGTCGAGTCCTGCGCGCGGGCGCGGATCGAGTGCGTCTGGCTGTGCCCGTTCCCGACGTCGGTCGAGCCGGTCTTGCTCACGTTCTGCCAGCCGCCGCCATCGATGCTGATCTGCACGTTCTCGATGGGTCGTCCGTTGTCGGAACCGTTGGCGTTCCACTTCAGACGCACCTGGGTGGAGAGCGGATCCGCGCTGACCGACGGGGCGTGCGGCTTGCCGTACGGCTTGCCGCTGGCCGACTTCGATGCGGCTCCCGCGTACGTGGAGCCGCTGACGTTCGCGACGGCGCGCACCTCGACACTGTAGGAGGTTCCGTTGGTCAGTCCACCGATCTTCTGGTTTCCGGGAAGGGCCGACCATCCGCCGCCGCCGTTCAGACGGTACTGGTAGCTGATCTCGTTGCTCGCCGCCCCACCGCTGGAACCGGCGTTGAAGGCGAGGGTGAGACTGCGATCCCCGTCCGTGACCTTCAGGCCCGTCGGCGCTCCCGGCGGGATGACCCCGCGGCGAGGGGCCGACTGCGCACTCATCTCGCCCCACCCGGCCTTGTTGTAGGCCTGGATGCGGTAGGTGTACGGGGTCTGGGAGGGTTGGACCTGGATGGCCTGGCTCCGCGCCTCGGGCCCGGGGGTCAGCGTGTTCACGACCTGGCCGCCCTGCAGGATCTCGAGACGGTATACCTGGATGGCGTCACCGTTGTTGTCGGGCGCGACCCAGTTCACCTGCATCTGGGCCTGGTCGCCGACCGGGGCGAGCTCGGTCGTCGTGGGCGCGGCGGGAGCCTTCGGCGGGCCGGCCGGGATCTCGGAGGCGGACCAGCCGCTCCAACTGGAGGGGTCGGGGGCCCTGTTGTGCGCCTGGACCCGCACCTGGTAGTCCGAGCCGTTCTCGAGCCCTTCCCACGTGGTGGAGTTGCCCGTGACCTCCTTCTGCGTGACGCCGGACGGCGGCGCGGGCGAGATCTCGAGCGTGTACCGCTCGACCGGCGAGCCCGGGGTGCTCGGCGTCTTCCAGGCCACCTTGAGGGACTTGTCCCCGAAGTCCAGAGAGGGCGGGTTCGGTGTGTCGGGACGCGCATCGGGCCGCGCCGGAGCGGAGGCCGCGGAGGGCTGCGACTCGCCCACACGGTTGGTCGCGGTCACCTGGAACGTGTATTCGACGTTGTTGGTGAGGCCGTCGAGCGTGCACGTCGTGGACTGGCACTCCTTGGTGTACGGGTTCCCGCCCACGGACCTCACGGTGTACTTCGTGATCTCGGCTCCGTTGTTCGACGGCGCGGAGAACGACACCACGACCGTGCGGTCCTGCACGCTCGCGATGACCGGAACCCCGGGCGCGTCCGGAACGTCCTGCACCGTGACGACGATCTGTCCGTTGACCTCCCGATCGGGGTCCTCCGTCGCGTCCTGGATGCGATAGCGGACGACGAGCGTGCCCACGAACGACTTCGTCGGAGTGATGGTCACCTGGTCGTCGGTGAAGCCGACCTCGCCGCCGCCGGACTCGGTCACCGCGGACACGATCTTCAGCGGGGTCTCGGGGAACGGGTTGAAGTCGTTGGCGAGAGCGGGGACCGTGATGGTCTCGCCCGCATCCGCTTCGGAGATGGTGTCGGTGTTGGCCGCGGGCATGGGACGGGTCGATGCTGTGACGAGCACCGTGACGGTGCCCTCCACCGGCTCGGTCGTGCCGTCGGACACGCGGAGCTTCAGCGTGACCGTCGTCCCCTTCTTGGCGTTCGACGACGCTTCCACGCGGAGTTCGTCGCCGTCGACCCGCGCGGAGACGCCCTTGCCCTCGCCGCCGACGAGTGCGTAGTCGTGCTTCCCCTTGTCTTCGGGGTCGGGGTCGTCGGTCAGCGCGGCGAGGTCCAGCGCCACCGCCGATTCACCGGGTGCCACGTTGACCTGTCCCTGGACGAACGTCGGCTGCTGGTTCTCCGGCGGCAGCACGTTGATGGGGATGCTGAGCGTGGCCTTGCGCCCCTCCGGGTCGTCGGGCCCATCGCCGTCCGTGACCTCGAACGTGAGCGCGTCGGGCCCGAAGTAGCCGTCGGCGGACGTGTAGACCAGTGTCTTCGCGTCTTGGAGGAGATCTGCGCCGTCGGCATGGCTCGCGCTGATCTTCGCCTTCTCGGTGATGACGACGTCGCCGCCGCCCGCCACCGTCACGTACTTCGACAGCGGCAGGATCTCGGTCTCGCCACTGACCACTTCGAGCGGCTTCGTCGACGTGAGCGTCGGGCGAAGGTCTGCCCGCGAGGGGACGAAGATGAACGCCGACGCCTGCAGGTCGTCGCGGTCGGTGAGGGTGTACCGGATCAACTGCAGCTCGTCCGTGACGGTGACGCGCACCTTCCCGTTCTCGAGCCGTGTGCCGCCTTCGCCGACATCGACCGTGAGCCGGTCGGTCGTGCCGTCCGGGTCTTCGTCATTGGCCAGGATGTCGAGGTCCGCGGTCAGTCCGCCGTCCTTCAGATCCGCGGGCTGCAATCGGTCGTCGCGTGCGACGGGAGCTTGCAGGGGAACGTCTTCGTCGACCGTGATCTGCAGGGTCGCCATCGCCGTCGCCCCGCGGGAATCCGACACGGTGTACTGCAGCGAGGTCTCGGTGGGCGCGTCGGGTGCCTGAACGAGCACGCGGTCACCGGAGACCCGCGCATCCAACCCCTCCGGAAGCTCGAGCCCGTCCTTGACGAGGGAGACCTTGTCGCCCTCGGGATCGGAGTCGTTCGCGAGGACGGGCACGGCGATCTCACGCCCCGGTCGCACGACCACGGCGTCCTTCACCGCATACGGCGGCTGGTTGATCTCCTCCGCGGGGGCGATGCCGACGCGGATCGTGGCGACGCCCTCCTTGCCGAGGCGATCGCGCACGCGGTACTTGAACACGTCGACGCCGGACGCCCCGTCGAACGCTTCGTACGTGAAGTAGTTCGGCCCGTTGAGCACCCGTCCCTTGCTCGGACTCGAATCGAGGCCGACCAGCTCCACGGAGTCGCCGTCGGTGTCGATGCCGTCCAGCGGGACGGCGATGTTCACCTCGGTGCCGGCGAGCGTGCGCGCCACGAGGTCTTGAGGACGCGGAGCGGCGTTCTTCTCCTCGTCGATCGGCAGGATCTGGATGGTGACGTAGCCGGCGGCCTTCTGCTGGCGCGAGTCGACGACCTCATAGGTGAGGTACACCGTCTTGGCCTCCGGGCCCGCTTTGAAGCGCACCGCGTCCTGCGAGACGAACGCCTCGCCGTCCTCCGGGTCGACGAAGGGCTCGATGAGCTCCGGCTCGAGGTGCATGACGTCGTCGCTGGGATGCGTGTCGTTGTCGAGCACCGGGATCGTGACCACATCGCCGGCGCGCACGGTCGCCGTATCCGGGTTGGCGATCGGCTGGAGGAGTTCGTCCGGCGCGGGGATGGGGATCACCACGACCTCACCCTCGGCCGACTTCGAGCCGTTCGAGATCCGGTACTTGATCCGCACCTGCTCCTCGAGCGCTCCCTGATCGGTGATGCGCAGCGTCTCGTGGTTGAGCACCGAGACCGAGATGCCGCTGTTCGGCTCCAGCGACACCGACTGCACCACGAGGATCCCCCCGCCGGGATCGGTGTCGTTGTTGAGCACGCCGAGCAGCACATCCCCGCCGGTGGGCAGGAGCGCGACGTCACGAACGGCGACCGGCGGGAGGTCGGTCTCCGATTCGGGCATCACGTCGACGCGGACGAGACCCTCGCCGTTCTTGGGCCCGGTGGTGACCTGGTACTGCACGTAGTAGACCCCGGCCTTCTCCGCCATGAAGGAGAAGGTCTTGTTCGGGGTGTTCGGGATGATCGTCGCGCCCGGGGTGTCGAGAACCCGGCTGAGGCGCAGCGGCTCGCGGGAGGTGCTCGTGTCATTCGCCGTCGGCGCGATGGTGACCTGCTCGCCCACCTTGGTGATGACGTGGTCGGCGTTGGTCTTCGGGTTGGTCGAGCCCTGCGGCCGGACATCGAGCGCGATCGTCGACGTGCCCAGCTTTCCGAAGGCGTCCGCCACGGTCACCTGCACGTCTTTGCGTCCTTGCAGGCTGGCGGTGGCCTTGTAGGTGATCTGACCGTCCTTGCTGAAGTCGACCTCGTCGCCGGGAGCCGCGATCACCTCCTTCAGATAGATGTCGTCGCCGTCAGGATCGATCCAGTCGGGGAGGATGTTGTACGAGATCGTGCCGCCGGTCTCCACGGCGAGCGCGGTCTTGCGCTTGGGCGTCGGAGCGCCGTTCTCGTTCCAGTCGTGCACGGCGAGCGACACGACGGCCGTGTCTTTGCCCCCGCGTCCGTCGTCGACCTCATAGGTGAAACTCGCGGTACCGGAGGCCTTCTCTTCGACGGCGATCTGGAGCGAGCCGCCGTTGTTGATCGGCTGGACGGTGCCGATCGCGGGCTGCGCCTCGGCGAGGGCCGCGACGAGCACATCCCCGTCGGGGTCGTTGTCGTTGTCGAGCACGGGGAGCAGCGTCGTGGCACCCGGCCGCACACCGTAGGAGTCGTCCTCCGCGATCGGCGGGGTGTTCTGCTCGCTGCGCTCCGGAAGGGTGGTCTCGACGGTCTCCTCGGTCGAGTCCTCCTCGTTCTCCGTCTCGCCCTCGGGCGGAGTCAGGTCGTTCCAGTTGTCGACGCGCTGCAGGCTCTCGTTGGCCATCCAGGCGGCACCGCCGACGGCATCGTTGAGGATGATCACGTCCCGGTTCACGCGGAAGGTCAGGTTCGCGGAATCCTCTGCTCCCTCGATCGGGGAGTTCACGTCGTTGGAATCGCCGGGGCATTCCCGGATGAAGGTCGCCGAACCCGCCCAGGCACCGTAGGTGCAGCCGCGGAGCCAGACCGGTGCGGCGGCCGTACCCGCGCTCCCGGCCGAGGTCTCTTCGGGGTCGCTGCCGTCGAGCGGCACACGCACCAGAGCGGACGGGGTGGCGATCGCGACCGCGTCGTTCGCGGCGGACGCCTGTTGCAGCACGGCATCCTTCGCGCCCGGGACCTCCGTGCGGAAGCCGCCCGGGGTCGTGACGACGCCCGCCGCCTCGTCGAACACCACGGGCGTGCGACCCACGGCGGTGATCGTCGGCTTCGCGGCCGCATCGACCTCGCCGACCGAAGCCGTGGAGGTGTCCCGCGGCGCACCTTCGTTGTCGACGGGAACGGTCACGACCTCGCCGCGCTCGGCGGAGAGTGCGAACACCGTGCCGTCATCGGCGACGGTGACGTCGGCGTTCTCGCCCAGCTCGGCGACGGGTTCCGCCGCCTCGATCTCGAACGACGCGATGCCCTTCACCGGGACGACCCAGAGATCTCCGGACTTCTCATCCAGGATCGCCGCCGTGTTCGCACCCATCGCGACCTTGGCGGTGGAGGGGATGATCGCCGAATCTCCGAGCGAGACCCGTGCCGGGTCGATCGCCGTCACGGTCGATGCACTCTCGTCGACGACGAGCACGTTCGCTGCGGCCTGGAGGATGTCGTAGTTCTCGCTCGTGGTGCGCAGACCGCCGTCGAGGACCGTGGACTCGTTGTTGAAATGCCCGACGAGCAGGCTCGAGGTCTTGGTGATCCAGACGCCGCCGTCGTTCAGGTCGACCTTGGTGGTCGGGAACCCTTCATACGTGAAGGCCATCGTGGTGAGGGCGATGACCCCGACCGTGACACCCGCCGCGGACGCCAGCGTCTTCGGTCGCGCGCGCATCCATGACAACGCCTTCATTCCCGGTTTCCCCCCCAGGGTGACACTCTGTGATCACTCGTGCGCGGGCCCGTCTGGCCGACGACGCACCCGTTCATCCTAACCGCGTGCCCGAGGACCGCTCGATGGGGAGTAGTACCCATCGCCGGAGCGGCGTCGAGTCGACCTCGGCGCCGCCCCGGCGATAGGGGGAACGGAACGCTCTCAGCTGCCCGCGCGGCGCCTCCGGGCGAGGAGGAACCCGCCGAGCGCCGCGAGCAGCAGGCCGCCGCCGAGGAGGAACCAGCCGGGCTCACCGCCGGTGGCCGCGAGTCCCCCGCCGGTCGACGGTGCATCCCCACCGCCGGAGCCCGGCGCGACGCCGCCCGGCCCCTCACCCGCCCCCGTGACGGTGAGCGGGGCGGTGACCTCGGTCCCGTCCGGCAGGATCACCGCCAGCGTGTGAGCACCCGCCGGCGTCGTCGAGGGGATCGTGACGGTCGTGCGGAACGCTCCGTCGACGTCGGCGGTCGCCACGCCCACCCGCACCGGTGTGGAGCGCAGCTCGATCTCGACCTCGGTGTCGGCAGGGAATCCGGTGGCCGCGATCGTGACCCGGCCGCCCGCTGCGACGCTCTGCGTGCTCAGTTCCAGGGTGGGATCGACCGGATCGACGGGATCGACGGGGTCGACCGGAGCCGCCGTCGGCCGCGGGACGTCGACGTGCTTGATCTCCGTCGCGCCGGTGGAGGAGAAGGAGTACACCGTGACCCGCACGCGGTCGTCGTACAGCGCGGCGCGCAGTCCGACCGGATCGGCACCGCCGACGGCCTTCTCCTCCCAGTCGCCGCTCGGCCCGTACATCGTGGTCACCGCTCCGGTGTTCACGACCGTCGGGGCATGGGCGAGGCTCGGATCCGTCCGCAGCTCGGCGCTCCAGTCATTCAGCGTCGGCGACCAGTGCGTGTGGCCGTTGAACATGATGACGTTCGGGTTCTGCGCGAGGAGCGCGGCGAAGCGAGCCTCTTCCTGGCCGTAGTCGTTCTTGTAGAACCGCGCGTACGACCCCGAGACCGAGTAGGGCAGCAGGTGGTGCGAGAACAGCAGCACCGGCCTGTCCTGGGCACGCCAGTGCGCGAGCCGGTCGCGCAGCCAGGTGAACTGCTCCTGGCTGAAGTCGATGAACGGGCCCGAGCCGGTCTTCGCCGCGTAGTCGTAGAACTCGCTCCCGATCCAGATCAGGGGAAGCTGCCCGTCGACGAGGACCTCTCCCCACAGTCCGCCCTGCCCGCCGACCTCACGCATACCGGTCGAGTCGAGGAAGCGCTTCTGATACACCGCCGATCCCTCACTGCCGTAGTACTCGTGGTTGCCGATCGTCGAGACGACCGTGCCGTAGTCGCCCCCGCCCCCCGCGGCGAGCGCCGACAGATAGGAGGTGTAGTTGGCGGTCGACCCCGTGCTGACGAGATCGCCGTTCGACACCAGCACATCCGCCGCCTGCGGCATCGCACGGAAACCGGGAAGCACGTTCTGGCTCAGCCGGGTCGTCGCTCCCTGCACGTCGCTGAAGATGTCGACGACCGCGTCCGCCTCGACCCCCTCGGCGAGCGGGGTGAGCGGGCGCAGCACCTGCACGTCGTCGAGCATCCACGACCCCGCGGCGCTCGCGGCCTCGAACCCGAATCGAATGCTCATCGACGACGCGCCCGCGGGCACCGCGACCGGCAGACGGAGTCGCGCGGACTCCTCATCCGCGTCGGAGAGCTCGCGCAGCACGGCCTCGGTCCCGTCGTCGAAGAGGGCCGTCACCGATCCCTGCTGTCCCCCGCCGCGCTTGCGGTAGTGGCTGTCGAGGCGCACCTCGAGCGTGTCCCCCGCCGTGACGGCGATCGGTGCCGATGTCAGGGTGCCCGAGAACGCCCCCTCCGTCGCTTCCGCCACCGCGATCCGTCCCGAGGCCCGGGTGAACGCGTGTCGGCGGTCGGTTCCGTACTGCCCGACCACGCTGTCGAGAGTCGACAGCGACCACGCACCCGTCGTGATCCAGGTGTCCTTCTCGAAGCCGTCGAACCAGAGCAGCGGTTCGGTGGTCGCCGAGTCCGGATCGCCTGCCGCGAGCACCGTGATCTCGAGCGACGTCGAGACGATGCCGGCGCCTCCGAGCGACAGCGCCACGTAGCCGGGGGCGAGGTCTTGGGGCAGGGTGACGGAGAACGAGGTCTCCCCGGCGGCGTCGGCCACGGGGATACCCGGGATCGGAGTGGCGGAGTCCCCCCACGTCGCGGTCAGCTGCTGGCCGGGGCGGAGGCCGCCGATCGTGACCGGCACTGTCGCACCCGCCGTCGCGACGGGCTTGGACGCGGAGAGGATTCGCGGTGTCGAATCGGCCGGTGGCGCCTCGCTGATCTGCACGTCGTCGATCATCCAGAACCAGTTGTTGCTGCTCTCGGCATACGACCAGCCCACCGTGACGGCATCGACTCCCGCCGGCACCGGGATCGAGACATCCACCTGCTCGTCGAGCCGGTTCCGCGCGAACGACTCGACCACGACGGGCGCTTCGTCGTCGAACCGAGCCACCAGCTGAGCGGTCTGCGGTGCCTGTCCCTGCTTGTAGTGGCTGTCGAAGACCACCCGCACCGCCCCGTCGCCGCTCTGGAGGTCGACCTCGGGAGCCCACAGGACCGAGCTGAAGCGCCCCTGCGTCGGCCGGTTCGCGTCGGAGTGCACGACCGCGGTCATCCCCTCCGCGCGGGAGAAGGAACCGCGGTCTCCGCTGTTCCCCCACACGGACACGACCTCGGCCGGCGTGTGGAACGACCAGCCCTGCCACTCGGTGCGCATGCCGTCGACATTGGTGTTGTCGACCGACCACCCCGCCGGTGGCTGCGTCGCAGTGGCATCGGCGAAGCCTTCGTCGAGCGGCGGGGCCGCGGCGAGCGCGGGCGTCGCCGCGGTCCCGCCGAGCAGGGTGAGGGCGCACGTCACCGCAAGGGCACCGATTCCGCGTCTGGTTCTCATGTCTCTTCCTTGGAGTTGGTCGACCGCACATCTCGGCCGAGGCAGGGTGGAGAATCTCCGGGTCTCTTCCGAGCATGCGGAGCGAAAGTAGTCATGACAACTTTTTGCCGCAGTATTCTCGAAGTGTTCACCGACATGAGGCAGAGTGGCCCTGGCTGGCAGCGTCGAGGAGCGAGAAGTCATGACAACGGGAGCGAGGACGCGAATGCGCAGACCGCTGCACGAGCAGCTGTACGAACAGATGCGCGATCGCATCAGGAGCGGTGAGTGGCCCGAGGGCGAACGGGTGCCGAGCGAGCACTCCCTGATCGCCGAGTTCGGCACCTCGCGGGGGCCGATCAGGCAGGCGCTGGCGACCCTGCGCGCAGAGGGCGCCGTCGACGGCGGACGGGGCGCACCGCCGCGTGTACGGCGACTCGTGCCGACGCAGTCCTTCCAATCGTTCGTCTCGTTCACCGACTGGGCACGGTCGATCGGCCGCCGCCCCGGACAGCGGGTCATCGAGGCCGCCCGGCGTCCGGCATCGGAAACCGTCGCCGACGATCTCGGCGTGGAACCGGGGGCGGCGATCGTGGAGATCGTGCGGTTGCGGCTGCTGGACGACGAGCCGGCGATGCTCGAGAGGTCGGCATTCCCGTTCGCCGTCGGAAAGCTGCTGTTGGCGGCCGACCTCGATACGGGGAGCATCTACCAGACGATGCAGGAGCACGGATGCGCACCCGTCCGCGCACGCCATGTCTTCGACGCCGTCCCCGCGGATGACCTCGATGCCGCGGCGCTCGCCGTCTCGGTGTCGACTCCGCTGCTGCGGGTGCGGCGAACGGCGTGGGCCGAGGACAGCTCCCTCGTCGAGGTCGCCGATGACCGCTACCTGCCGACGATGGCCAGTTTCGCGGTCGAGAACACCTCCGACGCGCGCTCCGCACTCACGCGGGAGACCGGCGAACGCTGAACCTCGCGGTTCCGATGATCAGGCGCGCCAGCACCCCGCGATGTGGTCGTCGACCATCCCCGCCGACTGCATCAGCGCATACATCGTCGTCGGACCGACGAAACGGAAGCCTCGTCGTCGCAGCTCCTTGCTCAGCGCCGTCGACTCCGGCGTGACAGCGGGGACGTCGCTGAACGACGCCGGTCGGGTACCGGATGCCGGCGGCGCGAACGACCACATCAGCTCGTCGAGCTCGCCTGTTCCCATCGAGCGGACCAGCTGGGCGTTGCCGATGGTCGCCTCGATCTTCGCGCGATTCCGGATGATTCCGGCGTCTCCCATCAGGCGCTCGACGTCGTCTTCGCCGAACTCCGCGACGATCTCGGGCTCGAACCCCGCGAAGACCTCACGGAACCGCGGGCGCTTGCGCAGAATCGTGATCCACGACAGTCCGGCCTGGAAGCCCTCGAGCGCCATCTTCTCGAACAGCGCGCGGTCGCCGTGCAGGGGCGTGCCCCACTCCTCGTCGTGGTAGCGGCGGTACTCGGCGTCGTCACCCACCCAGGCGCAGCGGTCACGGGCGTCGGGTCCGGTGAGGAGAGAGCTCATCCGTTCAGGCTATCCGCCAGGACCGACACCGCCACGGGCGCCTGCCGCCTGCCGCCTGCCACCTGCCACGTGCCGTCTGCCGCCCGCCGCCTGCCGCCTGCCGCCTGCCGCGCGCCGCCCCGGTCCCCGCTTCCGCGTCTCCGTCCCCGTCTCCGCTTCCGTTTCCGTCGACACCCCCACCCACCGTCGACACCCCCGTCCACCGTCGGCACCCCCTCTCACTCGCGTGTCTCAGAGGAGGTCCCGACACGGAGAGGAGGCCTCGACAGCAAGAGGCCTGACGAGGCGAGCGGACCGTTCACCGCACACACACCTATCCACCGTCGACCCGACCAAACGCCGACGCCCCCGCCCACCGTCGATGCCCCCTCGTGCTCGCGCGTCTCAGAGGGGGTCTCGACACGGAGAGGGG
Above is a window of Microbacterium aurugineum DNA encoding:
- a CDS encoding AAA family ATPase, which translates into the protein MTMTPEQAAWFQGTFQRLVANIDKAVQGKQEIVGLVLASMLAEGHVLLEDAPGTGKTSLAKALAATVQGTSARIQFTPDLLPSDVTGVTIYDQQSHRFEFHKGPIFASIVLADEINRASPKTQSALLEVMEESRVTVDGVTHETGRPFLVIATQNPIEQAGTYKLPEAQLDRFLIKTSIGYPDLAVTESILAGASDRNPSAGLSAIITTSAVADMADLASTVHVEPAVLRYVAELAEATREDDAIRLGVSVRGAIAMVRIAKVWAAAQGRHFVLPDDIKALARPVWQHRLLLDAEAEFAGTSSDTVIARVLDGVAAPQARAAA
- a CDS encoding DUF58 domain-containing protein, whose product is MTAEALQASTPPTERDAGWRDIAAVLGARALTRLRKITAAIRPLAWVLMSLAIVFWVLGQIAGWAEFTVAAVVIAIAVTLCALFLIGRTAYDVSLDLARTRVVVGERAVGALTLANRGNRAILPSRVVLPVGAGRGEFGIQRLAPGEEAEELFAIPTQKRGVVKVGPVSVVRGDPLGLFERAHRRDDPVDLFVHPRTVLFDGQSLGYLRDLEGLPATDLSRDDVSFHALLEYQPGDDLRHVHWRSTARTGTMMVRQYEETRRSHFVIGLSRSLSDYATAEDFELGISAAGSIGLRALRDSQRVDVRVQGRELPAGTGKQLLDSLSAVEGSKPREGGIADLAGIVSVTMPLASVVVLVCGSRVRSDDLRLACSRLPFGAKALAVVADTSVSAPTLRRIGDADVVTVGALEQIPLALQKVLA